The DNA window CGTCGTGGGAGAGGGGCTCAACCGCGGCTCTTACGGCTACATCACGATGATGGGGCCGGTGATCGCGCACACGCTGTCGCCACTCCGGCTGTTCGGGAAATCGACGTTCAACAAGGTGTTGCCTGGTGACGTGGATGGTGTGGTCGGGGTGAGCATGAACACCAAGGTGGGCAGTGCTTACGCCGGCTACGTGTATTCCCAGGGCGTCTTCGGTGACATCGACGTCCCGGAACTCAAGAGTTTCGTCACCACCGTGCTGAGTCAGAAATTCAAGGAGCTCAGTTACTTGAAGGGTGGCCTTCGCCAGTTCGACTACTTCTCCAAGTCCGTGCCCGAGACCATCGGTCGCACCAGCCTCTACGGGCGCAAGCTGCAGCTCGTTCCGCCACAGCCGGCTGGGGTGACCGACATCGCGGACCGGCAGAATCTCATCGACTTCGTGACCGTACACTTCGAGCAGACCGACATCGCCAAGTACGTGGACGCCCGCGTCGCGTACGCCACCACCCCCGTGGCGCAGCTCCACGAGGCGCGCCTCTCGCTACATACCGAGAACTACGCGTTCAATCGCGGTCCCTACGTGGAGCACGGCTACCAGGGAGACAAGAAGGTCCCCGTCGAGGCCTCGCTCACCGCGGGCATGGTGAGCCTGCCAAACCTCTGGTACTACGGCGTCGAGGGCGGCCGCAGGCTGTCGCTCACCGCCGAGCTCAGCGTCGGACCCGCCCGCGTCAGTATCCGGCGCAACGATCCGGAGGTCCTGTCCACGTTCCCCGTGGCCTATGACGCCTGGAGCTTCTTCGCGGGCATCGGCATCGGCTTCGCGGGGAACTAGACTCGAGGGAGCCCATGCAAATCGACAACTACGTCCGCCACCTGCTGCGCCATGATGCTCAGGCTCTCGAACTCGAGAGCGATCAGGTCGCTCGCTTCTCCTTCGAGACGGGTGAGCGACTGACCACGAATCGGGTCGACCACAAACAGCTCGTTACCCTGGTTCAGGAGTGTGCGACGACCGATCAGATCCAGGCGCTGAAGCGCGACAAGCGCCTGCGCTTCACCTGCGACTCGGAGGGGGTCCCCGTCCAGATCGAAATCGAGATGGAGCGCCCCGACAAATGGAAGATCCGTCTCTCGGCCCAGCGCGGCAGCGTGGCGGCACTACAAGCGGCCCCTCGCCCGCCCATGCTGGAGCCGCCGATGCCGCGTGTTCCGCAGATCCGCGGCTCCATCGCGCCGCCGGCCGTGCAGTCGAAGCCGGGAGAGCCGCGCATCAACCTGTTCCTGCGCGAGATGGTCCGACTCGGCGCGAGCGACCTGCACCTGACCACGGGTGTCGAACCGATGGTGCGCTTGAGCGGCGCCATGACCACCCTCGAACAGCACGGAAAGCTCGGCGCCGAGGCGCTCAGGTCGCTCTTGTACGAGATCTTGCCCGAGCGAAACCGTGCAGAGTTCGAGACGGACTGGGACTCGGACTTCGCCCACGCCATCACCGGGGTCGCGCGGTTTCGCGCCAACTACTTCGTCGACCAGAACGGTCCTGGCGCCGTATTTCGCCAGATCCCGTTCGACATCGTGCCCGTCGAAAAGCTCGGGATCCCTCCCAAGGTGCTGGACCTGTGCTGGCTGACCAAGGGACTGGTCCTCGTGACGGGCCCAACCGGCAGCGGCAAGAGCACCACCCTCGCGACCCTGATCGACTACGTCAACCAGAACCGAGCCGATCACATCATCACCGTCGAAGATCCCATCGAGTTCGTGCATCCCA is part of the Myxococcales bacterium genome and encodes:
- a CDS encoding type IV pilus twitching motility protein PilT encodes the protein MPRVPQIRGSIAPPAVQSKPGEPRINLFLREMVRLGASDLHLTTGVEPMVRLSGAMTTLEQHGKLGAEALRSLLYEILPERNRAEFETDWDSDFAHAITGVARFRANYFVDQNGPGAVFRQIPFDIVPVEKLGIPPKVLDLCWLTKGLVLVTGPTGSGKSTTLATLIDYVNQNRADHIITVEDPIEFVHPNKRCLVNQREVGTHTRSFKAALRAALREDPDIVLVGEMRDLETISIAVETAETGHLVFGTLHTTSATSTIDRIIDQFPPEQQAQIRTMLSESLRGVIAQILCKKKGGGRIAAYEILITTPAVSNLIREGKTYQIASVLQTGRSLGMQTMNDHLLTHVKNGLVDPKEAYMKSNDKQSFKEHLAKAGVTIE